One window from the genome of Sphaerotilus microaerophilus encodes:
- a CDS encoding TRAP transporter substrate-binding protein yields the protein MKFFRRALLATAVVAAIAAPLAALAQDIKPRLIRFGYGLNEVSNQGRAVKLFAEQVEKASGGKMKIRAIGAAALGPDTQMQQALIGGAQEMMVGSTATLVGITKEMALWDTPFLFNSAKEADVLLDGPIGQKVMDKLQEKGLVGLVYWENGFRNLTNSRRAVTKVEDLDGIKLRVMQNNVFLESFRTLGANAVPLPFSELFSALETKTVDGQENPYNTILSSKFYEVQKYLSVTNHVYSPWIVTVSKKWWDGLSKDEQKVLIDAAKASRDFERRDTREEAGRALADLKTKGMQINELTPAETARMRDKLTRVNASIAANVGMDLWKDTQAALAKLRSGK from the coding sequence ATGAAGTTCTTCCGCCGCGCCCTCCTGGCTACCGCCGTCGTGGCCGCCATCGCTGCTCCGTTGGCCGCCCTGGCGCAGGACATCAAGCCCCGCCTGATCCGCTTCGGCTACGGCCTGAACGAGGTCAGCAACCAGGGCCGCGCCGTCAAGCTCTTTGCCGAGCAGGTCGAGAAGGCCTCGGGCGGCAAGATGAAGATCCGCGCCATCGGCGCCGCGGCGCTGGGCCCCGACACCCAGATGCAGCAGGCGCTGATCGGCGGTGCGCAGGAGATGATGGTGGGCTCCACCGCCACCCTGGTGGGCATCACCAAGGAAATGGCGCTGTGGGACACGCCCTTCCTCTTCAACAGCGCCAAGGAAGCCGATGTGCTGCTGGACGGTCCGATCGGCCAGAAGGTGATGGACAAGCTGCAGGAGAAGGGCCTGGTCGGCCTGGTCTACTGGGAAAACGGTTTCCGCAACCTCACCAACAGCCGTCGCGCCGTCACCAAGGTGGAGGACCTGGACGGCATCAAGCTGCGCGTGATGCAGAACAACGTCTTCCTGGAGAGCTTCCGGACGCTGGGCGCCAACGCGGTGCCGCTGCCGTTCTCGGAACTGTTCAGCGCGCTGGAGACCAAGACGGTGGACGGCCAGGAGAACCCCTACAACACCATCCTGAGCAGCAAGTTCTACGAGGTGCAGAAGTACCTGAGCGTGACCAACCACGTCTACAGCCCGTGGATCGTCACCGTCAGCAAGAAGTGGTGGGACGGTCTGAGCAAGGACGAGCAGAAGGTGTTGATCGACGCCGCCAAGGCGAGCCGCGACTTCGAGCGCCGGGACACGCGCGAGGAAGCTGGCCGGGCCCTGGCCGACCTGAAGACCAAGGGCATGCAGATCAACGAACTCACCCCGGCCGAGACCGCGCGCATGCGCGACAAGCTCACGCGCGTGAACGCGTCGATCGCGGCCAACGTCGGCATGGACCTGTGGAAGGACACGCAGGCGGCGCTGGCCAAGCTGCGCAGCGGCAAGTGA
- a CDS encoding TRAP transporter large permease → MSAEGLAFIVFSLGMLVLMGIGMNMALALVLTGAGMAWVLGFWDTQLLAQNLVAGIDSFPLLAVPFFILAGELMNSGGISRRIIDMAQAWVGHIRGGLGYVAIGAAVLMASMSGSALADTAALATILLPMMRQQGYPMATSAGLLASGGIIAPIIPPSMPFVIYGVTTNTSISALFVSGIVPGLIMGAGLIVAWKWVLRRIDLPKGEALPMAARLRTTAKAFWALLMPLIIIGGMKSGIFTPTEAAVVAAFYALVVALFVHREMKLREVHGVLVRAARTTAIVMFLCAGAQVASYMITLADLPGVLTGWLGPLIEQPRLLMVVMMVALVIIGTALDLTPTILIFAPVMLPIAVKAGIDPVYFGLMFVLNGAIGLITPPVGTVLNVVAGVGRLSLPQVIRGVNPFLVTYVAILALFVAFPQIVTAPVAWMR, encoded by the coding sequence ATGTCTGCCGAAGGTCTTGCTTTCATCGTCTTCTCGCTCGGCATGCTGGTGCTGATGGGCATCGGCATGAACATGGCGCTGGCGCTGGTGCTCACCGGCGCCGGCATGGCCTGGGTGCTGGGCTTCTGGGACACCCAGTTGCTGGCGCAGAACCTGGTGGCCGGCATCGACAGCTTCCCGCTGTTGGCGGTGCCCTTCTTCATCCTGGCTGGCGAGCTGATGAACTCCGGGGGCATCAGCCGCCGCATCATCGACATGGCGCAGGCCTGGGTGGGCCACATCCGCGGCGGGCTGGGCTACGTGGCGATCGGCGCGGCGGTGCTGATGGCCAGCATGAGCGGCTCGGCGCTGGCCGACACCGCCGCGCTGGCCACCATCCTGCTGCCGATGATGCGCCAGCAGGGCTACCCGATGGCCACCTCGGCGGGGCTGCTGGCCTCGGGCGGGATCATCGCGCCCATCATCCCGCCGTCGATGCCCTTCGTGATCTACGGCGTCACCACCAACACCTCGATCTCGGCGCTGTTCGTCTCGGGCATCGTGCCGGGGCTGATCATGGGCGCGGGCCTGATCGTGGCCTGGAAGTGGGTGCTGCGGCGCATCGACCTGCCCAAGGGCGAGGCGCTGCCGATGGCCGCGCGGCTGCGCACCACTGCCAAGGCCTTCTGGGCGCTGCTGATGCCGCTGATCATCATCGGCGGCATGAAGAGCGGCATCTTCACGCCCACCGAGGCGGCGGTGGTGGCGGCGTTCTACGCGCTGGTCGTCGCCCTGTTCGTGCACCGTGAAATGAAGCTGCGCGAGGTGCATGGCGTGCTGGTGCGTGCCGCGCGCACCACCGCCATCGTGATGTTCCTCTGCGCCGGCGCCCAGGTGGCCAGCTACATGATCACCCTGGCCGACCTGCCGGGGGTGCTGACCGGCTGGCTGGGCCCGCTGATCGAGCAGCCGCGCCTGTTGATGGTGGTGATGATGGTCGCGCTGGTCATCATCGGCACCGCACTGGACCTGACGCCCACCATCCTGATCTTCGCGCCGGTGATGCTGCCGATCGCCGTCAAGGCCGGCATCGACCCGGTCTACTTCGGCCTGATGTTCGTGCTCAACGGCGCCATCGGCCTGATCACCCCGCCGGTGGGCACGGTGCTCAACGTGGTGGCCGGCGTCGGCCGGCTGTCGCTGCCGCAGGTCATCCGGGGCGTGAACCCCTTCCTCGTCACTTACGTCGCCATCCTGGCGCTGTTCGTCGCCTTCCCGCAGATCGTCACCGCGCCGGTGGCGTGGATGCGCTGA
- a CDS encoding TRAP transporter small permease subunit: MTAQTETSPVHRGRFARYTDTAMAACLGVMALAVFVNVVLRYGFGSGIAASEELSRLLFVWMVFIGATAAYPAGEHMAFTSLVGLLREKPALFGVATAVIRVLVLLGCALLAWGAWQQVVVGLDSHSVVLGYPVALLPLPALLCALAIGAMALVELIQRRPLDLGHSAEVE, translated from the coding sequence ATGACTGCCCAGACAGAAACGAGCCCCGTCCACCGCGGACGTTTTGCGCGTTACACCGACACTGCGATGGCCGCCTGCCTGGGCGTCATGGCGCTGGCGGTGTTCGTCAACGTGGTGCTGCGCTACGGCTTTGGCAGCGGCATCGCGGCCAGCGAGGAGCTGTCGCGCCTGCTGTTCGTCTGGATGGTCTTCATCGGCGCGACGGCCGCCTACCCGGCGGGCGAGCACATGGCGTTCACCAGCCTGGTGGGGCTGCTGCGTGAGAAGCCGGCGCTGTTCGGGGTGGCCACCGCGGTGATCCGCGTGCTGGTGCTGCTGGGCTGCGCCCTGCTGGCCTGGGGCGCGTGGCAGCAGGTGGTGGTGGGGCTGGACAGCCACTCGGTGGTGCTGGGCTACCCGGTGGCGCTGCTGCCGCTGCCCGCACTGCTGTGCGCCCTGGCGATCGGCGCGATGGCGCTGGTCGAACTGATTCAACGCCGGCCGCTGGACCTTGGTCACAGCGCGGAAGTGGAGTGA
- a CDS encoding gluconokinase, whose product MNDSLVIMGVSGCGKSSLAAAVAEAEGLPLVEGDAHHSEASREKMRAGVALTDADRAGWLERLAAELCAHPQGCVLACSALRRSYRDVLRSASPGLRFAFLDIAPEEAQARVAARSAHFFSPRLVDNQFATLESPLGEPRVRRLDATAPLSRLQTEVSTWLHTEEPA is encoded by the coding sequence ATGAATGATTCCCTGGTGATCATGGGTGTGTCCGGCTGCGGCAAGTCCAGCCTGGCGGCGGCGGTGGCTGAGGCCGAGGGGCTGCCGCTGGTGGAGGGCGACGCCCACCACAGCGAGGCCAGCCGCGAGAAGATGCGCGCCGGCGTGGCGCTGACCGACGCCGACCGTGCCGGCTGGTTGGAACGCCTGGCCGCCGAGTTGTGCGCGCACCCGCAGGGCTGCGTGCTGGCCTGCTCGGCACTGCGCCGCAGCTACCGCGATGTGCTGCGCTCGGCCTCGCCGGGGCTGCGCTTCGCCTTCCTCGACATCGCGCCGGAAGAGGCGCAGGCACGGGTTGCCGCGCGCTCGGCGCACTTCTTTTCCCCCCGCCTGGTGGACAACCAGTTCGCCACGTTGGAGTCGCCGCTGGGCGAGCCGCGCGTGCGGCGGCTGGACGCCACGGCCCCCCTGTCCCGACTGCAGACTGAGGTGTCCACCTGGCTGCATACCGAGGAGCCGGCATGA
- a CDS encoding LacI family DNA-binding transcriptional regulator has protein sequence MSASSPAPPLRSRATGRVTLADVARLAEVSPITVSRALRGERAVDPALIERVKDAAAKLGYVPDPAARALASQRSSHVAVLIPALSNALFVDLLEAAQRTLRPAGYQTLIGITHYDPIEEEQLLREQLQHRPAGLLVTGLDRSEATRALITASGVPCVHLMETSDAPGVYSVGLSQEEAGAAMTRHLLARGRRRIAFAAAQLDPRTLQRLAGWRREMVNAGLHDPALEWLNPAPSSLAEGARMFEQIAAHRPADKPPVDAIFFCNDDLAQGALLAALRLGVAVPAQIAIAGFNDLTGSDQMVPPLTSVRTPRSEMGRAAAQMLLGLMRGETPPAPSLDLGFDLVVRGSS, from the coding sequence ATGAGCGCCTCCAGCCCCGCCCCTCCCCTCCGCTCCCGAGCCACCGGCCGCGTCACCCTGGCCGATGTGGCCCGCCTGGCCGAAGTCAGCCCGATCACCGTCTCGCGCGCGCTGCGCGGCGAGCGCGCGGTGGACCCGGCGCTGATCGAGCGGGTCAAGGACGCCGCCGCCAAGCTCGGCTATGTGCCGGACCCGGCCGCGCGTGCGCTGGCCTCGCAGCGCAGCTCGCACGTGGCGGTGCTGATCCCGGCGCTGTCCAACGCGCTGTTCGTCGACCTGCTCGAAGCCGCGCAGCGCACCCTGCGCCCGGCGGGTTACCAGACGCTCATCGGCATCACGCACTACGACCCGATCGAAGAGGAGCAGCTGCTGCGCGAGCAGCTGCAGCACCGCCCGGCCGGCCTGCTGGTGACCGGGCTGGACCGCAGCGAGGCCACGCGCGCGCTGATCACCGCCAGCGGTGTGCCCTGCGTGCATCTGATGGAAACCAGCGACGCGCCGGGCGTGTACTCGGTGGGTCTGTCGCAGGAGGAGGCCGGCGCGGCGATGACGCGCCACCTGCTGGCACGCGGGCGCCGCCGCATCGCCTTTGCCGCCGCGCAGCTCGACCCCCGCACGCTGCAGCGCCTGGCCGGCTGGCGCCGCGAGATGGTCAACGCCGGGCTGCACGACCCGGCGCTGGAGTGGCTCAACCCGGCGCCCTCGTCGCTGGCCGAAGGCGCCCGCATGTTCGAGCAGATCGCCGCCCACCGCCCGGCCGACAAGCCGCCAGTGGACGCGATCTTCTTCTGCAACGACGACCTGGCGCAGGGCGCGCTGCTCGCCGCCCTGCGGCTGGGCGTGGCGGTGCCGGCGCAGATCGCCATCGCGGGCTTCAACGACCTGACTGGCAGCGACCAGATGGTCCCGCCGCTGACCAGCGTGCGCACCCCGCGCAGCGAGATGGGCCGCGCGGCCGCGCAGATGCTGCTGGGGCTGATGCGGGGCGAGACCCCCCCCGCGCCCAGCCTGGACCTGGGCTTCGATCTGGTGGTGCGCGGCAGCAGCTGA
- a CDS encoding sensor histidine kinase, with amino-acid sequence MAQWHREHSTTDGNSESTDVMVLHGPPQRVVVCARRDCDAPNVSRVLHLRDITRETEVDRMKSEFLSTAAHELRTPMASIRGFSDLLMLRKFDEERTRDLLQTINRQSIWLTDMVNELLDLARIEARKGKDFQLEVTQLRDAADAAVKSLLVPGDERRVRCLLVEDLPPVHVDRAKIQHALTNVLSNAYKYSPAGGEIELRLLQRPQPEGSSGGTAQVGIAVRDQGIGMAPEHAARAFERFFRADSSGSIPGTGLGLALVKEIVELHGGQVELHSELGIGTTVTLWLPAWDKETVDG; translated from the coding sequence ATGGCCCAGTGGCATCGTGAACACAGCACCACGGATGGCAACTCCGAAAGCACCGACGTGATGGTGCTGCACGGCCCACCCCAACGCGTGGTGGTGTGCGCCCGGCGCGACTGCGATGCCCCCAATGTCTCGCGCGTGCTGCACCTGCGTGACATCACCCGCGAGACGGAGGTGGACCGCATGAAGAGCGAGTTCCTGTCCACCGCCGCGCACGAGCTGCGCACCCCGATGGCCAGCATCCGCGGCTTCTCGGACCTTCTGATGCTGCGCAAGTTCGATGAGGAACGCACCCGCGACCTGCTGCAGACCATCAACCGCCAGTCGATCTGGCTGACCGACATGGTCAACGAGCTGCTCGACTTGGCGCGCATCGAGGCGCGCAAGGGCAAGGACTTCCAGCTCGAAGTCACCCAGCTGCGCGACGCCGCCGACGCCGCGGTGAAGAGCCTGCTGGTACCCGGTGACGAGCGCCGGGTGCGCTGCCTGCTCGTGGAGGACCTGCCGCCGGTGCACGTGGACCGGGCCAAGATCCAGCATGCGCTGACCAATGTGCTGTCCAACGCCTACAAGTACTCACCGGCCGGCGGCGAGATTGAGCTGCGCCTGCTGCAGCGCCCACAGCCCGAAGGCAGCTCTGGCGGCACGGCGCAGGTGGGCATTGCGGTGCGCGACCAGGGCATCGGCATGGCGCCCGAGCACGCTGCGCGGGCCTTCGAGCGCTTCTTCCGCGCCGACAGCTCCGGCAGCATCCCCGGCACCGGGCTGGGCCTGGCGCTGGTCAAGGAGATCGTCGAGCTGCACGGCGGCCAGGTCGAGCTGCACAGCGAGCTGGGAATCGGCACCACCGTGACCCTGTGGCTGCCGGCCTGGGACAAGGAAACGGTCGACGGCTGA
- a CDS encoding AAA family ATPase, which yields MWTTFLDALRQQFENQVFAGGIALGLVGVLAASLRHVPGLLWSQLQRALVVTATLDSRNDLFPAFVGWLNDQHFGQKSRWFTVVKADPAVAESEDEAADGAPTLQYSPAPGFHLFWYRGRLMWLRREIVVNLQVVETFHLSALFAPRRLLEEVLEGALRHAEAKRAHRLSLYAVDRWGEDWRLADSKVRRSLDSVVLDAGVAARLRDDIHGFFARREWYAQLGIPWRRGYLLYGPPGTGKTSVAYALAGELRLKLCTLSLTNPKLNDHSMAELLQRTPPRSLILIEDVDAFFVAREKQDARIEVSFSGLLNALDGVAAQEGRIVVLTTNHHARLDAALIRPGRVDLAVELGNATAEQLRGLFLRFFPAAAGVAEPLLADYPAQALSPAQIQQTLLAADEPAGAAAGLRAAWAKGAAGAPA from the coding sequence ATGTGGACCACCTTCCTCGACGCCCTGCGCCAGCAGTTCGAGAACCAGGTCTTCGCCGGCGGCATCGCGCTTGGGCTGGTGGGGGTGCTGGCGGCTTCGCTGCGCCATGTGCCCGGCCTGCTTTGGTCGCAGCTGCAGCGTGCGCTGGTGGTCACGGCCACGCTGGACAGCCGCAACGACCTGTTCCCGGCCTTCGTCGGCTGGCTGAATGATCAGCACTTTGGACAGAAGAGCCGCTGGTTCACGGTGGTGAAGGCCGACCCGGCGGTGGCCGAGAGCGAGGACGAAGCGGCCGATGGCGCGCCGACGCTGCAGTACAGCCCGGCGCCGGGCTTCCATCTGTTCTGGTACCGCGGCCGGCTGATGTGGCTGCGCCGGGAGATCGTGGTCAACCTGCAGGTGGTCGAGACCTTCCACCTCAGCGCCCTGTTTGCCCCGCGCCGGCTGCTGGAGGAGGTGCTGGAAGGCGCGCTGCGCCATGCCGAGGCCAAGCGGGCGCACCGCCTGTCGCTCTACGCCGTGGACCGCTGGGGCGAGGACTGGCGGCTGGCCGACAGCAAGGTGCGCCGCAGCCTGGACTCGGTGGTCCTGGATGCCGGGGTGGCCGCCCGGCTGCGCGACGACATCCACGGCTTCTTCGCCCGGCGCGAGTGGTACGCGCAGCTGGGCATCCCCTGGCGGCGTGGCTACCTCCTGTACGGGCCGCCCGGCACGGGCAAGACCAGCGTGGCCTACGCGCTGGCGGGCGAGCTGCGGCTCAAGCTCTGCACCCTGTCGCTGACCAACCCCAAGCTCAACGACCACAGCATGGCCGAGCTGCTGCAGCGCACGCCGCCGCGCTCGCTGATCCTGATCGAGGATGTGGACGCCTTCTTCGTCGCCCGGGAGAAGCAGGATGCGCGCATCGAGGTCAGCTTTTCCGGCCTGCTCAACGCGCTGGACGGCGTGGCGGCGCAGGAGGGCCGCATCGTGGTGCTGACCACCAACCACCACGCGCGGCTGGACGCAGCGCTGATCCGCCCCGGGCGCGTCGACCTGGCGGTGGAGCTGGGCAACGCGACGGCCGAGCAGCTGCGCGGGCTGTTCCTGCGCTTTTTCCCTGCGGCGGCGGGCGTGGCCGAGCCGCTGCTGGCGGACTACCCGGCGCAGGCGCTGTCGCCCGCGCAGATCCAGCAGACCCTGCTGGCGGCCGATGAGCCCGCTGGCGCCGCGGCCGGGCTGCGCGCCGCCTGGGCGAAAGGAGCCGCCGGCGCACCGGCGTGA
- a CDS encoding CcdB family protein: protein MARFDVYAGVDGGGYLLDVQANLLSRLNTRVVVPLLPLDQAPTPADRLNPRFQVNGVPVVMATQFMAAVPAAELRQQLAALDHESNAILDAIDFLHQGW, encoded by the coding sequence ATGGCCCGCTTTGACGTGTATGCCGGCGTGGATGGAGGCGGATACCTGCTCGACGTTCAGGCCAACCTGCTCAGTCGGCTCAATACCCGCGTGGTCGTACCCCTGCTGCCGCTGGACCAGGCGCCGACGCCCGCGGACCGGCTCAATCCACGCTTTCAGGTGAACGGTGTGCCGGTGGTGATGGCGACCCAGTTCATGGCCGCCGTTCCGGCCGCGGAACTCCGGCAGCAGCTGGCAGCGCTGGATCACGAAAGCAACGCGATCTTGGATGCCATCGACTTCCTGCACCAGGGCTGGTAA
- a CDS encoding type II toxin-antitoxin system CcdA family antitoxin: MTIRAASSTRKATNITVDAALLAQAKALKINVSQASEAGLRQAVAEAEAGQWLRANSAALDSSNAYVERHGLPLARFRNF, encoded by the coding sequence ATGACCATCCGGGCTGCATCTTCTACCCGCAAGGCCACCAACATCACTGTGGATGCGGCACTGCTGGCGCAGGCCAAAGCATTGAAGATCAACGTGTCCCAGGCCAGCGAGGCGGGGTTGCGGCAGGCGGTGGCTGAGGCTGAGGCCGGCCAGTGGCTCAGGGCGAACAGTGCGGCTCTCGACAGCTCCAACGCCTACGTTGAACGGCACGGGTTGCCGCTGGCCCGGTTCAGGAATTTCTGA
- a CDS encoding toll/interleukin-1 receptor domain-containing protein — MAPAPSGDLSRPPRQAFISHATADDGYVAELESFLRAAGLAEVFNDAASIRPDDAFWPVIQQGIADSELFVCVISAASSASDWVRREVEHARSLGGRVIGLRIDRSPVPPYFAGRDVINFVVGPTAERRIDIDRQNRFTKYAPERLLGRDPELALISDAWKKALRAEAGRPHILTFVALGGEGKTSLVAKWAVDELSAKGWPGCEAAFAWSFYSQGTRDQVAASSDAFLKAALDFFADDDADRAFAAGPAGAYEKGQRLARLVGSRRSLLILDGLEPLQYAPTAPTGSQLKDQGLAALLKGLAQQSQGLCLVTTRYSVPDLKAFRQSTAPEHELKRLSPEAGTHLLTTLGVTGSAQELQAAVEEVKGHALTLQLLGSWLRDAHAGDIRQRQLVKLEEADAEEQGGHAFRVMAAYEASFEREGDAGRRALALLRLLGLFDRPVTADCFEALRQPPVIAGLTEPLFAGRSQEHQVVGFGGWVRRLFGAKERIKYERVSPAVINVALQRLESARLLTVHREAGSGHLLSLDAHPLLREYFARQLREQQPDAWRAAHGRLFEHLCARTNEGDQPTLEDLQPLYQAVAHGCLAGLQQRACEEVYYARIARKAEAYAVKKLGAFGSDLGAVACFFDQPWQRVSPALTEADQAWLLNQAAFRLRALGRLTEALEPMRAGLNAYVARSEWKFAAIAASNLSELEMTLGEVAAAAQDAEQSVTHADRSGDAIQRMVNRATHADALHQAGRRAEALKGFREAEQMQQELQPSYPLLYSLRGFRYADQLLAAPERAAWQAAAAGQHGPAEEAAGHHEVLQAVGQRAAQTLTRGQDERWYSLLV; from the coding sequence ATGGCACCAGCACCATCGGGCGACTTGTCGCGGCCGCCACGGCAGGCCTTTATCTCGCACGCCACCGCCGACGACGGCTACGTGGCGGAGCTGGAGTCCTTTCTGCGCGCGGCCGGGCTGGCGGAGGTGTTCAACGACGCCGCATCCATCCGGCCGGACGACGCCTTTTGGCCCGTGATTCAGCAGGGCATTGCGGACAGCGAGCTGTTCGTCTGCGTCATCTCTGCGGCCTCCAGCGCGTCGGACTGGGTGCGGCGCGAGGTCGAACATGCCCGCAGCCTGGGCGGGCGGGTCATCGGCCTGCGCATCGACCGCTCGCCCGTACCGCCCTATTTCGCCGGCCGCGATGTCATCAACTTCGTCGTCGGTCCAACGGCCGAGCGGCGAATTGACATCGACCGTCAGAACCGCTTCACCAAATACGCCCCCGAGCGCCTTCTCGGCCGGGATCCCGAGCTTGCACTCATCTCCGACGCCTGGAAAAAAGCACTTCGCGCCGAAGCGGGCCGGCCGCACATCCTGACCTTCGTCGCGCTGGGCGGTGAGGGCAAGACCTCGCTGGTGGCGAAGTGGGCGGTGGACGAGTTGAGTGCGAAGGGCTGGCCGGGCTGCGAGGCGGCGTTTGCCTGGTCTTTCTACAGCCAGGGCACGCGCGACCAGGTAGCGGCTTCGTCAGACGCCTTCCTGAAAGCCGCGTTGGACTTCTTTGCCGACGACGATGCCGACCGCGCCTTCGCCGCCGGCCCGGCCGGTGCTTATGAGAAAGGCCAGCGCCTGGCCCGCCTGGTCGGCAGCCGGCGCAGCCTGCTGATCCTCGACGGGCTGGAGCCGCTGCAATACGCCCCGACGGCGCCGACCGGCAGCCAGTTGAAGGACCAGGGCCTCGCCGCGCTGCTCAAGGGGCTGGCGCAGCAGAGCCAGGGGCTGTGTCTGGTGACCACGCGGTATTCGGTGCCGGACTTGAAGGCCTTCCGGCAGAGCACGGCGCCGGAGCATGAACTAAAGCGCCTGAGCCCCGAGGCCGGCACGCACCTGCTGACCACGCTGGGCGTCACGGGCTCTGCGCAGGAACTCCAGGCCGCGGTGGAAGAGGTCAAGGGCCACGCCCTCACCCTGCAGCTGCTCGGCAGCTGGCTGCGCGACGCGCACGCTGGCGACATCCGCCAGCGCCAGCTCGTCAAGCTGGAAGAGGCCGACGCCGAGGAACAGGGCGGCCATGCCTTCCGCGTCATGGCGGCCTACGAGGCGAGCTTTGAGCGTGAAGGCGACGCCGGCCGCCGCGCCCTGGCCCTGCTGCGCCTGCTCGGCCTGTTCGACCGGCCGGTCACGGCGGATTGCTTCGAGGCACTGCGGCAGCCGCCGGTCATCGCCGGCCTCACCGAGCCACTCTTTGCTGGTCGTTCGCAGGAGCACCAAGTAGTCGGATTCGGCGGATGGGTACGGCGACTTTTCGGGGCGAAGGAAAGGATCAAGTACGAGCGGGTAAGCCCTGCTGTCATCAATGTCGCGCTCCAGCGCCTCGAATCCGCCCGCCTGCTCACCGTCCACCGTGAAGCCGGCAGCGGCCACCTGCTCAGCCTCGACGCCCACCCGCTGCTACGCGAATACTTCGCCCGCCAGTTGCGCGAGCAGCAACCCGACGCCTGGCGGGCGGCGCATGGCCGGCTCTTCGAGCACCTGTGCGCCAGAACCAACGAAGGCGATCAGCCCACGCTCGAAGACCTGCAGCCGCTTTATCAAGCCGTGGCGCATGGCTGTCTGGCGGGATTGCAGCAGCGGGCTTGTGAAGAGGTTTACTACGCCCGTATCGCTCGGAAAGCCGAGGCTTACGCAGTCAAAAAGCTCGGCGCCTTCGGTTCGGATCTGGGCGCCGTGGCGTGTTTCTTCGACCAGCCCTGGCAGCGGGTGTCGCCCGCCTTGACGGAGGCTGACCAAGCTTGGCTGCTGAACCAGGCAGCCTTCCGCCTGCGCGCCTTGGGCCGGCTGACCGAAGCCCTTGAGCCGATGCGTGCGGGGCTCAATGCCTACGTTGCGCGAAGCGAATGGAAGTTTGCTGCCATCGCCGCCAGCAACCTGAGCGAACTGGAGATGACACTGGGCGAGGTGGCCGCAGCGGCGCAGGACGCCGAGCAGTCCGTGACCCACGCCGACCGCAGCGGCGATGCGATCCAGCGCATGGTCAACCGCGCGACCCACGCCGACGCCCTGCACCAGGCGGGCCGCCGGGCCGAGGCGCTGAAGGGGTTCCGCGAGGCCGAGCAGATGCAGCAGGAGCTTCAGCCAAGCTACCCGCTGCTCTACTCGCTGCGAGGCTTCCGGTACGCCGACCAGCTGCTCGCCGCCCCTGAGCGTGCGGCGTGGCAGGCGGCGGCTGCGGGCCAGCACGGGCCCGCGGAAGAAGCGGCGGGGCATCACGAGGTGCTGCAGGCGGTCGGGCAGCGCGCGGCGCAAACCCTAACGCGGGGCCAGGATGAACGCTGGTACTCCCTGCTAGTGTAG
- a CDS encoding IS630 family transposase: MRVAPAIELSQEEEAELIRLAHSKATSVRLAERARIVLLAAQGLQNLQIAQELGIDRITAGRWRQRYIKSGLAGIERDLPRGAPPVKVDVAKLVELTTQSQPEAATHWSTRKMAAVLQVSPSTVMRHWQANGLKPHLVRGFKVSRDPKFVEKLEDIVGLYMSPPEHALVLCCDEKSQVQALDRTQPGLPMKKGRAQTMTHDYKRHGTTTLFAALNVLDGTVIGQCQQRHTHAEWLKFLRQIDRETPKGKTLHLIADNYATHKHAAVQAWLAKHPRFHMHFTPTSASWLNMVERFFRDITTERLRRGVFTSVGELEAAIKAYVAHHNTSPKPFIWTKSARDILQKVIRANSRLSGKQNGTLH; this comes from the coding sequence GTGCGAGTTGCCCCTGCGATCGAGTTGAGTCAAGAGGAGGAGGCTGAGTTGATCCGGCTGGCGCATTCGAAGGCGACCAGCGTTCGACTGGCCGAGCGTGCGCGCATTGTTTTGCTGGCCGCGCAAGGCCTGCAGAACCTGCAGATCGCCCAGGAGCTGGGCATCGACCGGATCACGGCGGGTCGCTGGCGCCAGCGCTACATCAAGTCCGGACTGGCGGGCATCGAGCGGGACCTGCCGCGCGGGGCACCGCCGGTCAAGGTGGACGTGGCCAAGCTGGTGGAGCTGACCACGCAAAGCCAGCCCGAGGCCGCCACGCACTGGAGCACGCGCAAGATGGCTGCGGTGCTGCAGGTCAGCCCCAGCACGGTGATGCGTCACTGGCAGGCCAATGGGCTCAAGCCGCACCTGGTGCGTGGCTTCAAGGTCTCGCGCGACCCGAAGTTCGTCGAGAAGCTCGAAGACATCGTGGGGCTGTACATGTCCCCGCCCGAGCACGCCCTGGTGCTGTGCTGCGACGAGAAGAGCCAGGTGCAGGCACTGGACCGCACGCAGCCGGGCCTGCCGATGAAGAAGGGTCGTGCGCAGACGATGACGCACGACTACAAGCGCCACGGCACGACCACGCTGTTCGCTGCGCTCAACGTGCTTGACGGCACGGTCATTGGCCAGTGCCAGCAGCGGCACACGCACGCCGAGTGGTTGAAGTTCCTGCGCCAGATCGACCGCGAGACGCCCAAGGGCAAGACCCTGCACCTGATTGCCGACAACTATGCCACCCACAAGCACGCGGCGGTGCAGGCGTGGCTGGCCAAGCACCCCAGGTTCCACATGCACTTCACGCCGACCTCGGCGTCTTGGCTGAACATGGTGGAGCGCTTCTTCCGCGACATCACCACCGAACGCCTGCGGCGCGGCGTGTTTACCAGCGTGGGCGAGCTGGAGGCGGCGATCAAGGCGTACGTCGCGCATCACAACACCAGTCCCAAGCCGTTCATCTGGACCAAGAGCGCTCGCGACATCTTGCAGAAGGTCATTCGCGCCAACTCCCGGTTAAGTGGGAAACAGAATGGAACACTGCACTAG